CGAAGGTTTCCTGGTCGAGCATTTCGCGGCGCAAGCTGGACTGAAACTGCTGCGGCCAGCAGACGACGCCTTGGCGACACTGGAGCCTGCGTTTCTGAGCCGCGAGGTCCTTTTTTGCACGGTGCAGGATTTCCAGGCTCCCTGGGACGCAAGGTTTATCAAGCCCGCCGATCAAAAGCTCTTCCCTGCAGCCGTGTACCCGCCGGGGGCGGCCATTCCGGGGTGGGAGACACTGGATCCGTCTGATCCTCTCCTTATTTCCATGCCTGTCACGCTCGTGCGTGAGTACCGATTCTTTGTGCTGGACGCGCAGGTACAGACCGGCTCGCTCTACTGGGATGGCGGGCAGGTCCCCAAGGTACCCAGCGGATACGAAGGCGCGGACGACCCCTTCTGGGAGGCCGCCTGGTCGTTTGCCCAACAGGTTTGCAGCTGCACGGCGGGACTGGGACCCAGCTACGTCATCGACGTAGGGCAACTCCGTGGCGGCGCATGGGCGGTCATTGAATTCAATCCCACCTGGGCGTCGGGTCTCTATGGCAGTTCACCCGATCAAGTGCTGAGCTGCCTCACCGCGTCGCAGCGCCCCGAGGCGGAGACCGGGCGTGCAGGGTCGGAGGCACTCGCTTGATACCCTGCACGCCTGTGACCTATGCGCGCGATCTTACTGACCCTCTACGACCTTGCTCAACGGTATCCATGTAGTGCGCCTCGCTCCAAGAGGCCTGGAAACCCCCGCTGCACATAACGTTATGTGTGCATCCGCTAAGCTGGGTTCACATGACGACCTACACCTTCTTCAACCACGCGGGCGGGGTTGGTAAGACCTCGGCCACGCGTGATTTCGGGTATGAGCTCGCTTCACGTGGGCACCGGGTCCTGCTGGTCGATTTCGATCCTCAAGGCAACCTGACGTCTTTCCTGGGGGCCGACAAATGGGGATTGAACCAGGACGCCACCCTGCTGGCCGCGCTTCTGGAAGACGACCCCAACGCCGTCCAGTCCAGATTGCCAGCCACGGTCGAGGTTCACGGCCTGTCGCTCTATCCCGCCACGATTGATCTGGCCATCGCCGAAGCGCAGCTGCTGGCCAAGATCGGCCGCGAGCGGCGACTCAGCAATATCCTCGGCCGGCTGCCCCAGGCCTATGACTTCGTGCTGATCGACTCGCCACCCAGCCTGGGGACCCTCACCGTCAATGCCCTGGTCGCCGCGGATTCGGTCATCACGCCCGTGGCGACCCGCTTCAAGGCGGTGGATGGGCTGCCCGGTCTGACGCGAATGGTCAACGAACTGCAGTGGGTCAAACCCAGCCTGGGTTTCGCAGCGTTCCTCCCAACCATGTACGACCAGCGCAACCGGCATGACTCTGACGTTCTGGAGATGATTCGTGAGCAGCTCGCGCCGCTGGCGCCGGTGCTGCCTCCGGTCCGCTACCGCGCCGCGGACCACAACGACGCCAGCATGAGCGGCCAGCCCGTCCAGGTCTACAAACCGGGCAGTGAGGCGGCACGGGACATGGCCCAGGTGGTGACCGCCTTCCTCGAGCTGCAAGGGCAGCCCGCGTGAGCACCAGGAAAGAGCGGCCACAGATGAAGATGGGGCCTCTGGCGGGCCACCAGGGTCCAGGCACACTGATGGCCGGCTTCACCAGCCCGCCCGCGCCCGACGTGCAGACGGATCTGGCCATTGACGCCATCCGGCCCCGTCCTCAGCAACCGCGCCGCTCCTTTACGCCGGAGTCCCTGGGCCGCCTGACCGACAGCATCCGGACGCACGGCATCCTGCAGCCCCTGTCCGTCCATCAGACGGCGGCGGGCTACGACCTGATCTCCGGAGAACGTCGCCTGCGGGCTGCACGCACCGCCGGCCTGACCACCGTCCCGGTCAAGGTGTTCTCCGGCCTGACGGAACGGCAGGTGCAGCAGCTGTCGGCCGTGGAAAATCTCCAGCGCGAGGACCTGAATCCAGTGGATGAAGCGGACGCGGTGCTCGACATCCTCTCGGCGGAACTGGACCTTCCCAAAGATCAGCTCACGCCCCGCCTCGAGCGCTGGAAATCGATGCGGATGCGCGATCCTGCCCTGGCGAGAGCGTCCGAAGACGAGCGGCAGGCGATTGCACACCTGGACACCTTGTTCCGGGGCCTGTCCCGCGGGGAGTGGACGTCGTTCGTGGCAAACCGCCTTCCCGTGCTGCGCCTCCCGGCGCCGCTCCTGGAAGCGGTCCGCGAGGGACGGCTGGACTACACCAAGGCCATTGCCCTCAAACGGGCGCCCGAGGATCTGCGTGAAGCCCTGCTCGCCGAAAGTGACGCGCTGTCCGTCCAGCAGATCCGCCAGCGGATTCAGGAGGCCAGCCGCACGAGCGCGCCTCACGAGGACCTCGACCGGGCGCTGGAGACCTTCCGGCGCCTCACCGCGAAGGAGCAGCTGGCCAAGCTGACACCCGAAGCGAGACGCGAACTCCTGTCCCTGCTGACGCAGGCGGCCGCCGTCATGGGGGAGAGGTCCAGCCCTCCCGCACGGCAGCGCCTCAAATAGCCTGTTCCGCCGAACGTGTCGGCCGTCTGTCGTTCGCCGCAGTAGCGACACCTTTGCGGGAAAATACCTGTTTCGGGGCGCTGGTGGCCCGGCTCAAAGCGCGGGCCACCAGCGATACCTTTGCGGGAAAGTGTCCGAACAGGCGCAATAATGCCGTGTCAGACAGTGATTCTGGTCGTCCGCAGGAATAGCGACACCTTTGCGGGATTCTCGCCTGACATAGCGACACCTTTGCGGGATTGGCCTCAGGCCCGACTAGCGATACCTTTGCGGGAAAAAAACAAAATCGCGTTTGGACCGTAGAATTCGTGATTCGTTCGCCTGAGCTGCCTTGTGGACGCCTCTGACGACACCTTTGCGGGATGACCGCTGAAACTAGCGATACCTTTGCGGGATTTCAGGGCGAATTAGCGATACCTTTGCGGGAAAATCCCGAAAAACACCGTTTATGACGCGGATTGGGTACCCGCTTGTTGTTGTTCTTTTTATATCTTTACATCAGTTAAAAACAACACCAGGAGCTGAGAGTGGCGAAGAAGAACAAAACCCCCAACCTCTACGACGAACTGAACTTCGCCCGGTTCGGCGTGATCAGCATGCACACCCGGGTGGACCAGAGCATCACCCACTGGAATACCGAGTTTGCCGTGAACGGCCGGACGTTCCGGATCGAGGCCGTTACGCCTCAGGGACGGCCGCACGGCATTGATACCGACACCCTGGTGGCCCTCGAAACCCTCTTCATCGCCCATGACTGTCCGCAGGGGTTGTGGCAAGTTGTGGGACACAAGGAAGCAGAGGGACCCCAGGAAGGCAGGCAGCCTGAAGTTCAGATCGCCTGCCACACAGTTTCTTGCCATGTCTTGAAGGCAGTTTGTTGGTGACGGCGACGGGAGCGAGCAGGAACGGTGGTGCGGGCTGGATGACAGAGGTTGCTGATGCGGGCGTGCAAGTTGAGAAAGCCTTGTGCTCGGTGGCGTGACCTGAAGCCTCGTTGTCGTCGTTCCTGCTGTCGTGTCGGTCGATGGGACTGTTCGATCAGGTTATTGCAACGGGCTGTGGACACCACCTGGACGTGCTCCACGCTGTGGAGCACGGAAAGTTCCCGAAGAGCGGCGCCATAACTCCAGAGCTTGTCGGTGTGGACAGCCTCGGGCACGTCGTACTCCCCCAGCAGCCGGTGGAAGAACGACCTAGCAGCCTCGGTATCGCGGTGTTGCTGAAGGAAGACGTCCAGCACGGCCCCGTGTTCGTCGACCGCCCGCCACAACCAGTGTTTGATACCGCCCACGTCCACGCACATCTCGTCAAGATGCCATCGGGAACCCCGTCGGGGTTCCCGGTGACGGAGACCCTGGGCAAAGAGGTCACTGAACTTGATGCACCATGTGCGAATGGACTCGCGGGTAACGCAGATGCCGCGTTCCAGCAGGAGCTCTTCGATATCCCGGTAACTCAAGGTGAAGCGGTGATACAGCCAGACGGCGTAGCCAATGACCGCGAGGGGGAAGCGGTATCCAAGGAGCTTCTGACCACTCAGCACCGCGTCACCCTACCCCAACAACTTGCCACAACCGGCGCCGGCTGAGATCCAGGCCCGCCGCCGCCCGCGCGTCCCGGTTGAGTCGGTCACGCCGAAAATCACTCTCGCCCACCCGCTTGTGAATCTCAGCACTGGCCTGACCGAGATACTGGCCCAGCTGCGCTACCACGCCGGGCTCGTCGGTCGGCGGCAGCGGCGCAGCGAACAGCGCGCCGGCGACCTGAAGGTTTGGGGCGGCCGGCCGGCGGAAGTCGGCGGGCATGCTGCTCCAGTGGAATGAAGCCGCCCCCCGCGCCTGCCGCTGCGCCTTGAGCAGGCGCTGCCGATCGGCCGGGCTCAGTTGATCGGCAATCAGCTGCGCAATCGGCGTGAGCAGGTCCTCCGGGCGCACGCGGCGATCCAGGGAAGCGTGGAGGGTGCGGCGCAGGTCAGCAGTCGTCATCAGTGGGCCTCTTCAGATGAAGTGTAGCCACCCGAACCTGCCTTGCGCAGCGCCGACTGACGGAGGCCAGACAGGCCGTTTGACGCATCCTGGCCGGGGAGGGCCGCCCGTGCCGACGGCCCATCTCCGGCACGGGCGTTTGCTGTCAGCGTGGTGCAACGGCTGGTGGAGTCCAGGCGGCAGCGGTGACGCGCTTAAGCCCCTCGTTACCCATATTCTGCCTGGAGGCAAAATTATCATTTTACTTTGTTAGTCGCATAATTTGTGAAAATTTTTTGGCGTCCAGGACGAAGTTTTTTGGCTCGCTCGTAGGAAGCCCAGGAAGGCCCTTCCAAAAACTGGTGAGGGGTAAAGGCGGGTGAAGCTCAACTCCATGGATTCTCTATTGACCTGCTGCAGCGTGAACGCCTTGATCCGCCTTAGGGCCTGCCAAGCAGGCTCAATCCGCAACCTTCGTTTTCACGCTAATGTTGTTTAGTGTTAAATTCAGATCACTGTGACCCTCGTCCGCACTGGTGACCCCCTCGCCCTGATCCATCTGACTGATCAAGCTCTACGAGTCCGTGCCGTCGAAGCGGCCAGCACCTACGACGCCCCGACCCTGGTGCAGGTCACCCAGGCCTACATGACCAGTGGCAGCCGCAAAGGGGCCCGGACCAGTCCGAAGACCCTGGCGGCCTACAGCCTGGCGGTGAGCGACTTTGTGCCCTGGGCGCAGGATCAGGGGGTGCAACTGCTGCGCCCCGGGCGGCGGGACGGCGGACGCTACGTGGCGCACCTGCAGACGCGGCCGTCACAGGGACGCGGAAAAACGGGCACCCTGTCGGCCTCGACCGTGGCGCAGTACGTGGCCGGCGCCCGGGCGCTGTACCGGGCCCTGCGCTGGGCCGGCGCGACGGAAGCCCAGCCCTTTGAAGATATCCATGTGCCGCCGGACCCCACACCAGGTATCGTCAAGAATCCGCCGTATATGCGCGAGATTGATGAGGTGCTCAGCCACTGCGACGCCCGCCTGGCCGCGTTGTTGCTGCTCTGCGCCCACGCGGGCCTGCGCGTCAGTGAAGCCCTGGCCGCGAAGGTCTCTGACATTCAGGGGACGCAGCTGACGGTGCGCGGCAAGGGTGGCAAGGTCCGCCGAATTCCGCTGGGGAAACGCGTCCGCATGGCGGTGGCCGGGCTCTCTCCAGCACAAATCGATGGCCGACTCTTCGACTGGTCCTACCACCAGGCCAAGTACCGCATGAGCCTCGCGTTTCGTGCGGCTGGGCACGGTCAGACCTGGCGCGGCTTTCATGCGGCCAGGAAACACTCAGGGACCCGGCTGTACCGCGCGACCAAGGATTTTACCCGGGTTGGCGTGTTTCTCGGCCACGCGTCTGTGGATACAACCCGGCGGTATGTGGCGATGGAAGAAAACGACGTCCAGCACGAGGTCGAGGACTTCTGATGCCACATGTGCCGCATGTCCTGGCCTAAACGTGCATACCGAGGTATCGTAGGCAACATCAAAGGCGACCTCTCCGGGTCGCCTTTCTTCCTGGTCGCGTTCACTCGGGCTTGGGTGGGTCCGTTTGCACAGGCGAGAGAACCGGCTCAAAGTTCAATAGAACGGCCAACAGGTTTGGTGACAGGACCTCTCCAGCGAATGGTAGACCCAGCTGGGCCGCACCACATTTGAAGCACAGGGACAGCTCGTCGGAAGGTCAAGCAGGACCAGCATCCCTTACGAAGCCCGACCTCACCAGTGCTTAAGGCGCCGCAAAAACTGCAGGCCAGAAACCGGCCTGCAGCAGTGATGAATCTTTTCGGCACCTATTAGGAGCAGCGCTCAGCCCATCTCCATGGCCCTCGTGGTGTCATCGGCAGGTCTTCACGCCCACAGGTGAGCGCACTGTCCCTCTCCCTGTCACACTGATCAGGCCTGCTGGATTCAGGCGGTCGTAGATCAGAAAGGTGACCTCCTGGCCCAGGCCAAGCACCGTCAGGAACTGCTGTCCTGATGCGTCAGTGAAGAATGACTGCTGCGCCAGCGGGCAGAAACCGGGCGCACCCTCCTTAAAGCGCCGCACCACGTCAAGCAGTGCTTCGTCCGTGCTGGGTGTCGTCACAGTTCCCCGCACCGTCTGAACCTGGAGGCCGAGGGTGGCGAACGCCGCGCTGAAACTGCCCAGGACGTTCTGGGTGGCCTGAGGGGAGAGGTCCATGGCCCGATCGGGCGACTGCACCGCCGGCGCGCAGGCCGTCAGGGTCAGGCTCACCAGCCACGCGCGGCGTCTCACGGCTTTTTCTCGGGGAAGATCAGGCGTGGCGTGACCACAATGACCAGGTCGGTGTTGCGCTGATCGACCGTGGTCTTTTTGAAGAGCTCACCAATGATGGGAATATTGCCCAAGCCGGGAATCTTCTTGACCCCTTCAATCTTCCGGTCCTCGATCAGTCCGCCAATGGCGATGGGTTCCTGGTCCTTGACCCGCACCATCGTCGTCGCCTCGCGGCTCGAGTATTGAGGCGCGCCGTCTGACGTCAACCCCGTGGGGGCCGAGACCGTGATGGTCACCTGCACCTCGATCTCCCCGTTTGGCGTTACCTTTGGCAGCATGCGCAGCGAAATCCCGGTGGTGATGTTCTGCACGACCGGCGCGGCATTATCGGCGCCGCGGACGATCAGTGGGTAGGTCTGCGTGGCGTTGATGCGCGCCTCAACCCCGTCCAGCGCTGTGATCCTGGGTTTCGCGAGCACTTTTGCCGCCCCACTGTTCTCGAGCAGGTTGATCCCGATCGACAGAGACAGCGGATTCCGGGCAATCTCCCCCAGTTTCCACAGGCTGGCTCCAGGCTTGATCTCCGCCAGTTTCAAGTTGAAGATCTGGTCGTAATCGATCCCCAGTGAACTCGTCAGGCTGCGGTTCACTTCAATAACCTGCGCCTCGAATTCCACCTGCGGACTGGGCGTGTCCACTTTGAGGATGAACGCCTCAATCGCCCGTTTCTCGTCCGGCGTGACCAGGGCTACCAGGGCCCGGCGGCGCTCGTCAACCCTGATTTTCGTGCTGCCATACAGGTCGTTGAGCAGGGTGGCGACCTGTGTGGGGGAGGCGTACGACAGCAGGAAAATGGTGGGTTCCGCCAGCACCGGAGCGGGCGGGGCCGTCACGGTGGCCACCAGCGGCTGGGGGGGACTGACGACCGGCGCGGTCGCCACCGCACCGACAGGCCCCACCGTGGTCGGGGGTGCCACAAGCACGGCACCTGTGCCCCGGATCAACTCCAGTCGGAACCCGTCCGGGGACAACGCCAACTGGTAGTCCTCAGGGAGAAAAATGCTGAGCTGCACGTCATTCTGCGCCGTGCGAATGCCCTCGGGCAGCGCGGTGTTGGGTGCGAGTTTGCCTTCAGGAATCACCAGGGCCCGCTGGCTTGGATCGTACGTGTACTGAATGGGAATGGTCCCGAGGAGGGCGAACGTGTCCTTCGTGCCAATCGGGGTCAATTGAACTGGCGCTGCGAAGGCGGAGCCCAGGAGCAGCGTGGCGGTACAGAACAGGGAAAGCAGAGCAGCGTGACGCACAAAAAACGTTGTCCTTTGGTCAGGGCACCCGGAAGGTGCGGACCGGTGAGAAACTGAAGCTGTCTGCCTTGCGTTGAGCGTCGAAGCTCACGGCAGCCACACGCCAGTAGTACGTGCCACTGGGCAGGGCGTCCCGACTGCTGGGGTAGACGGCAGACAGCTCGGTCTGCGCTTCCGGGTAGTTGGTCCAGACCGCCCGGGGTCTGGACGTCGAAGGATTCTGGTTGTACACGTAGTACAGGTACGCCACGGCGCCTGGCGTGGGCGTCCACGTCAGGATCGGCCGCCCGTCACTGACGCTTTGCGCCTCAGCGGGTGAGGCGAGGGCCGGCTCCGGCAGGATGGTGGCACTGTCGGTGTTGGACAGACCACTTTCGGCGCTGCCTTTGATGGTGGTGACGGTCCCGTGGTAGACGTCACCAGCCTGACCCTGCACGGTGGTCGCGAAGCCCTGCTCCCCGGGGGTGGTGCTGGCCTGCTGGCTGCGCTGCCGGCTGAATGGCCCAGCCGCACTGGCCGTGGACAGAAAGATCCCATACCCGTCGGCTCCGTCCACCGGGGCCCAGCCCCACTCCAGGTCGTTGACCCGGGAGGTGGCCTGGGCGTTCAGGGTGGTGGTCAAGGGAAGAGGAGTCTTGAGCGGCCCGGCCGGTGCCTGCACCAGGGCGGGGTTCAGCTCTGGCCGCCGGCTGGTGCCGGTGCTGGCCCCCGCCACGCTGGTGCCCGGGTACGAAATGGCGATCAGGTAGTTGAGGTTGGGCGTGCCGCCATGACTGACCTTCACGCTGACGGGGACGCTCTGGGCCTTCTGCCCACTGGCCGATGTGGCTTCCGCGTACAGGTCAACGGTCAGTTGGTTGGGCACCGTGAGGGTGGACCACCCGATCTGGTAGGGCGCGGCGCTCGCCCCACCCACATGCACGCCCAGGTCTTTGCTGCCAGCAGGCCGGACGTACACGTCCACCCGGGCCACGTCACCCGATCCTTCGACCGCGACAGGGTGCACGCCGGTCACCGTCTGGCCAGCCGTGGGTGACGTCACCTTCACGGCAGGTGGGGTTTTCGTGCCTGGATCCTGGCAGGCGGTGAGGAGGAGGCCGCTCAGGAGCAGCGGGACAGTACGTTTCATTTGGTGCCTCCAAAGGGGCCGCGCTGTTCCTGCGCGAGGCGGCGCAGCTCTTCGAGCAGGCTGCTGGTCGGCGACGCCTGGAACTTGAGGTCAGGCTGCATCTGGGGCTGCCAGCCGGATGGGGGCGTCACCCGCAGGAACGGATTGGTGGCTGCGGCACCGGACGTGGACGTCAGGCCACCGGTCGTCCCCCCCGTCACGTCGGGCCTTAACCCAG
Above is a genomic segment from Deinococcus arcticus containing:
- a CDS encoding ATP-grasp domain-containing protein — protein: MQLIVSQRYSDDARLLSEAARLQGWRVHRAQGSTLPADVLQLPSRVYAEGFLVEHFAAQAGLKLLRPADDALATLEPAFLSREVLFCTVQDFQAPWDARFIKPADQKLFPAAVYPPGAAIPGWETLDPSDPLLISMPVTLVREYRFFVLDAQVQTGSLYWDGGQVPKVPSGYEGADDPFWEAAWSFAQQVCSCTAGLGPSYVIDVGQLRGGAWAVIEFNPTWASGLYGSSPDQVLSCLTASQRPEAETGRAGSEALA
- a CDS encoding ParA family protein, translating into MTTYTFFNHAGGVGKTSATRDFGYELASRGHRVLLVDFDPQGNLTSFLGADKWGLNQDATLLAALLEDDPNAVQSRLPATVEVHGLSLYPATIDLAIAEAQLLAKIGRERRLSNILGRLPQAYDFVLIDSPPSLGTLTVNALVAADSVITPVATRFKAVDGLPGLTRMVNELQWVKPSLGFAAFLPTMYDQRNRHDSDVLEMIREQLAPLAPVLPPVRYRAADHNDASMSGQPVQVYKPGSEAARDMAQVVTAFLELQGQPA
- a CDS encoding ParB/RepB/Spo0J family partition protein, giving the protein MAGFTSPPAPDVQTDLAIDAIRPRPQQPRRSFTPESLGRLTDSIRTHGILQPLSVHQTAAGYDLISGERRLRAARTAGLTTVPVKVFSGLTERQVQQLSAVENLQREDLNPVDEADAVLDILSAELDLPKDQLTPRLERWKSMRMRDPALARASEDERQAIAHLDTLFRGLSRGEWTSFVANRLPVLRLPAPLLEAVREGRLDYTKAIALKRAPEDLREALLAESDALSVQQIRQRIQEASRTSAPHEDLDRALETFRRLTAKEQLAKLTPEARRELLSLLTQAAAVMGERSSPPARQRLK
- a CDS encoding IS6 family transposase; this translates as MLSGQKLLGYRFPLAVIGYAVWLYHRFTLSYRDIEELLLERGICVTRESIRTWCIKFSDLFAQGLRHREPRRGSRWHLDEMCVDVGGIKHWLWRAVDEHGAVLDVFLQQHRDTEAARSFFHRLLGEYDVPEAVHTDKLWSYGAALRELSVLHSVEHVQVVSTARCNNLIEQSHRPTRQQERRQRGFRSRHRAQGFLNLHARISNLCHPARTTVPARSRRRHQQTAFKTWQETVWQAI
- a CDS encoding tyrosine-type recombinase/integrase → MTLVRTGDPLALIHLTDQALRVRAVEAASTYDAPTLVQVTQAYMTSGSRKGARTSPKTLAAYSLAVSDFVPWAQDQGVQLLRPGRRDGGRYVAHLQTRPSQGRGKTGTLSASTVAQYVAGARALYRALRWAGATEAQPFEDIHVPPDPTPGIVKNPPYMREIDEVLSHCDARLAALLLLCAHAGLRVSEALAAKVSDIQGTQLTVRGKGGKVRRIPLGKRVRMAVAGLSPAQIDGRLFDWSYHQAKYRMSLAFRAAGHGQTWRGFHAARKHSGTRLYRATKDFTRVGVFLGHASVDTTRRYVAMEENDVQHEVEDF
- a CDS encoding type II secretion system protein GspD, with translation MRHAALLSLFCTATLLLGSAFAAPVQLTPIGTKDTFALLGTIPIQYTYDPSQRALVIPEGKLAPNTALPEGIRTAQNDVQLSIFLPEDYQLALSPDGFRLELIRGTGAVLVAPPTTVGPVGAVATAPVVSPPQPLVATVTAPPAPVLAEPTIFLLSYASPTQVATLLNDLYGSTKIRVDERRRALVALVTPDEKRAIEAFILKVDTPSPQVEFEAQVIEVNRSLTSSLGIDYDQIFNLKLAEIKPGASLWKLGEIARNPLSLSIGINLLENSGAAKVLAKPRITALDGVEARINATQTYPLIVRGADNAAPVVQNITTGISLRMLPKVTPNGEIEVQVTITVSAPTGLTSDGAPQYSSREATTMVRVKDQEPIAIGGLIEDRKIEGVKKIPGLGNIPIIGELFKKTTVDQRNTDLVIVVTPRLIFPEKKP
- a CDS encoding Ig-like domain-containing protein, translating into MKRTVPLLLSGLLLTACQDPGTKTPPAVKVTSPTAGQTVTGVHPVAVEGSGDVARVDVYVRPAGSKDLGVHVGGASAAPYQIGWSTLTVPNQLTVDLYAEATSASGQKAQSVPVSVKVSHGGTPNLNYLIAISYPGTSVAGASTGTSRRPELNPALVQAPAGPLKTPLPLTTTLNAQATSRVNDLEWGWAPVDGADGYGIFLSTASAAGPFSRQRSQQASTTPGEQGFATTVQGQAGDVYHGTVTTIKGSAESGLSNTDSATILPEPALASPAEAQSVSDGRPILTWTPTPGAVAYLYYVYNQNPSTSRPRAVWTNYPEAQTELSAVYPSSRDALPSGTYYWRVAAVSFDAQRKADSFSFSPVRTFRVP